The Gemmatimonadaceae bacterium genome window below encodes:
- a CDS encoding nucleotide exchange factor GrpE gives MTDPTTSEPLDPTSAVDAPETQAQPQADGAAPDSGLAAELEASKDKYLRLAAEFENFRRRATKERQEAGWRAQGDLVRGLLDALDDITRFAHVDPTTVDAKTVVDGVAMVEKKLFKSLAGHGFEVVDPTGHPFNPNLHEAVTTAPAESAEQDGVVAVCFQAGYVINGHVLRPARVVVKQFTGN, from the coding sequence ATGACTGATCCCACGACCAGCGAACCGCTCGACCCGACCAGCGCGGTCGATGCCCCCGAGACCCAGGCCCAGCCGCAGGCTGACGGCGCCGCCCCCGACAGCGGGCTGGCCGCCGAGCTCGAGGCGTCCAAGGACAAGTACCTCCGCCTGGCGGCCGAATTCGAGAACTTCCGCCGCCGCGCCACCAAGGAGCGACAGGAAGCCGGCTGGCGGGCGCAGGGGGACCTCGTGCGCGGCCTCCTCGATGCGCTCGATGACATCACCCGCTTCGCCCACGTCGATCCCACCACGGTCGATGCCAAGACCGTCGTGGATGGGGTGGCGATGGTGGAGAAGAAGCTCTTCAAGTCGCTCGCGGGGCACGGCTTCGAAGTCGTCGACCCGACCGGGCATCCCTTCAATCCGAACCTGCACGAAGCGGTCACCACGGCGCCGGCGGAAAGCGCCGAACAGGATGGTGTCGTGGCCGTCTGCTTCCAGGCGGGGTATGTGATCAATGGCCACGTGCTGCGTCCTGCGCGCGTGGTCGTGAAGCAGTTCACAGGCAACTGA
- a CDS encoding competence/damage-inducible protein A: protein MNLEIVTIGDELLLGFTIDTNAAHLAREFAALGVRIVRRTTCGDEATSIRDAVQQALERTGAVITTGGLGPTADDMTKPAIASIFGKGMVMDEQILTNLQERWRKRFNTEIPESNKQQAMVPEGAIILPNRHGSAPGIYLEDAQQRWVAMLPGVPREMRGMLGDTLIPFLRDRMATDGPVIRSLTLRTANIAESAVADRLGELARGINGLSLAYLPGNDGVDLRLTSWSLPAREAEKALRDAANQLREKVGTFVYGENADDLAALMLLECRARSATIAVAESCTGGMLGERLTAIPGSSAVMLGGIIAYANEVKTRELGVPAEVIAAEGAVSEPVARAMATGVRLRFGSTVGIGITGIAGPDGGTPEKPVGTVWVAVDVAGEVHAVRAVLPGDRNEIRYRAAQLGLDRLRRAFERDPDATGWTSRG from the coding sequence ATGAACCTCGAAATCGTCACCATCGGCGACGAGCTCCTGCTCGGCTTCACCATCGATACCAACGCCGCGCATCTCGCGCGGGAATTCGCGGCGCTTGGCGTGCGCATCGTGCGACGCACCACCTGCGGCGATGAGGCGACGTCCATTCGCGACGCGGTGCAGCAGGCACTGGAGCGGACCGGTGCCGTCATTACCACTGGCGGTCTTGGCCCCACCGCCGATGACATGACGAAGCCGGCGATCGCCAGCATCTTCGGCAAGGGCATGGTGATGGACGAGCAGATCCTCACCAATCTCCAGGAGCGCTGGCGCAAGCGCTTCAATACCGAGATCCCCGAGAGCAACAAGCAGCAGGCGATGGTCCCCGAGGGCGCGATCATTCTGCCTAATCGGCACGGCTCCGCGCCCGGCATCTATCTCGAAGATGCGCAGCAGCGGTGGGTGGCGATGCTGCCGGGGGTGCCGCGTGAAATGCGCGGGATGCTCGGTGATACGCTGATTCCGTTTCTGCGTGATCGCATGGCCACCGATGGGCCGGTCATTCGTTCGCTCACGTTGCGCACCGCGAACATCGCGGAATCCGCCGTGGCCGATCGGCTCGGCGAACTCGCGCGCGGCATCAACGGACTGTCGCTCGCGTATCTGCCGGGCAATGACGGTGTCGATCTGCGACTCACCAGTTGGAGCCTGCCCGCGCGTGAGGCCGAGAAGGCACTGCGTGACGCGGCCAATCAGCTGCGTGAGAAGGTCGGCACGTTCGTCTACGGCGAGAACGCCGACGATCTCGCGGCGCTGATGCTCCTCGAGTGTCGCGCGCGCAGCGCCACCATCGCGGTGGCCGAGAGCTGCACGGGCGGGATGCTTGGCGAGCGACTCACCGCGATCCCCGGATCGAGTGCCGTGATGCTCGGCGGGATCATCGCCTACGCCAACGAGGTCAAGACACGCGAGCTGGGGGTCCCGGCCGAGGTGATTGCTGCCGAAGGCGCGGTCAGCGAGCCCGTCGCGCGGGCCATGGCCACCGGCGTGCGCCTCCGCTTTGGCAGCACCGTGGGCATCGGCATCACCGGAATCGCCGGCCCCGACGGCGGCACCCCCGAGAAGCCCGTCGGCACCGTGTGGGTGGCCGTGGACGTGGCTGGCGAGGTCCATGCGGTACGGGCCGTGCTCCCCGGCGATCGGAACGAGATCCGCTACCGGGCGGCCCAGCTGGGGCTCGACCGCCTCCGACGCGCCTTCGAACGCGATCCCGACGCCACCGGCTGGACCTCCCGGGGCTGA
- a CDS encoding GxxExxY protein produces the protein MALIPLHEAITGDVVDASIAIHRDLGPGLFESVYEVLLSDELIARGHRVARQVEVPLRYRGREIAHAFRLDLLVDDVVVVEIKATDRSSPVHARQLLTYLRVMQLPIGLVVNFGMPRMIDGITRVTTTRFIPR, from the coding sequence ATGGCACTTATCCCTCTTCACGAGGCTATCACCGGCGACGTCGTGGACGCGAGCATCGCGATTCACCGTGACTTGGGGCCGGGGCTCTTTGAATCAGTATACGAAGTGCTGCTCTCGGACGAGCTGATTGCTCGCGGGCACCGGGTCGCCCGACAGGTCGAAGTTCCGCTTCGCTACCGAGGGCGTGAGATCGCGCATGCCTTCCGTCTGGACCTACTTGTCGACGACGTGGTTGTCGTAGAGATCAAGGCTACCGACCGGTCGTCGCCGGTGCACGCGCGCCAGCTCCTGACGTATCTGAGAGTCATGCAACTGCCGATCGGGCTTGTCGTCAACTTCGGCATGCCGAGGATGATCGACGGGATTACGCGGGTCACCACTACCCGCTTCATCCCCCGTTGA